From one Pontibacillus sp. HMF3514 genomic stretch:
- a CDS encoding ferritin-like domain-containing protein yields MMNQDVVKELNAFLKGQYMGIHAYEHLIQRAGDPEVKGLLQQIQQDHKQHALKIAERIQDLGGTPVDDEGFVGSIQGIISRVTAPNDTQGILQSALKGEGYYGVEVSEEIVKGDLDPESKRIVESILDEDRQHVDVLQNVLK; encoded by the coding sequence ATCATGAATCAAGACGTTGTAAAAGAATTAAATGCGTTTTTGAAAGGACAATATATGGGTATTCATGCTTATGAGCATCTTATTCAACGAGCAGGAGATCCTGAAGTTAAAGGGCTGTTGCAACAAATTCAACAGGACCATAAACAACATGCTTTAAAGATTGCTGAACGCATTCAGGATTTAGGTGGTACCCCTGTTGATGATGAAGGGTTCGTTGGTTCTATCCAAGGAATTATCAGCCGTGTAACTGCTCCAAATGACACTCAAGGTATATTACAATCCGCTCTTAAAGGAGAAGGATATTATGGAGTAGAGGTTTCTGAGGAAATTGTAAAAGGAGACTTAGATCCGGAAAGCAAAAGAATCGTAGAATCTATTCTAGATGAGGACCGTCAACACGTTGATGTATTACAAAATGTATTAAAGTAA
- a CDS encoding sporulation protein: MFKKMMASLGIGAAKVDTQLEKERYTAGEEVRGKVVMQGGSVEQQIDRINLFLMTEVVKEVDDRKVREDEVVHRFNITDSFTLGEGEEKEIDFSFTLPLDTPASFGRLPIWFQTGLDIPNALDPQDRDYIHVDPSENVQTVLTAVQHELGFKLRKVEMEYARNYQIVQEFEFQPGGKFRSDLDELEILFFPKSEGLELFIQVDRRAKGLGGLLSEALDTDESHVRTHLSNQELAEGEEAIASKLEQLIERFSN, from the coding sequence ATGTTTAAAAAAATGATGGCTAGTTTAGGAATCGGAGCAGCTAAAGTAGATACACAATTAGAAAAAGAACGCTATACAGCAGGTGAGGAAGTTCGCGGGAAGGTTGTTATGCAAGGTGGCAGTGTTGAACAACAAATTGATCGCATCAACCTATTCTTGATGACAGAAGTTGTAAAAGAGGTTGATGATCGCAAGGTACGTGAGGATGAAGTGGTTCACCGATTCAATATCACAGATTCATTCACTTTAGGTGAAGGGGAAGAAAAGGAAATTGATTTTTCTTTCACCCTACCACTCGATACGCCAGCAAGCTTTGGACGTCTTCCAATCTGGTTTCAAACAGGTTTAGATATTCCGAATGCACTAGACCCACAAGATCGAGACTACATTCATGTTGACCCTTCAGAAAATGTTCAAACAGTCCTTACAGCTGTGCAGCATGAATTAGGATTCAAGCTACGAAAAGTTGAAATGGAATATGCGCGCAACTATCAAATCGTACAGGAATTTGAATTCCAACCTGGAGGGAAGTTCCGTAGTGATTTAGATGAATTAGAAATTCTATTCTTCCCTAAGTCGGAAGGATTGGAGCTTTTCATTCAAGTGGATCGCCGTGCTAAAGGATTAGGTGGATTATTATCTGAAGCCTTAGACACTGATGAAAGCCATGTAAGAACGCACCTTTCTAATCAAGAACTTGCAGAAGGTGAAGAGGCAATCGCAAGTAAACTTGAACAATTAATTGAACGTTTTTCAAACTAA
- a CDS encoding metalloregulator ArsR/SmtB family transcription factor, translated as MQLDKLVHFHKALGDPTRIRIISLLKQGPLHGQAIANKLGLKPPTITHHVAKLRDTGLVYQRRDRNTIYFYLDHKKLEVNANAILKIGEETRVTQEMQVEEKDKLSIIKNFFDADGTLKQIPSQQKKKLVALAYMIRQLQPGKTYNEKEINEYIKQYHEDFATIRREWVMHHFMYRENGQYELNPKEMWPVVF; from the coding sequence ATGCAATTAGATAAACTTGTTCATTTTCATAAGGCTTTAGGTGATCCAACAAGGATTCGAATTATTTCATTATTAAAGCAAGGTCCACTTCATGGTCAGGCTATAGCGAATAAACTTGGGTTAAAACCTCCTACGATCACACATCATGTTGCGAAATTACGAGATACCGGACTGGTTTACCAACGTCGAGATCGAAACACAATTTATTTTTATTTGGACCATAAGAAACTCGAAGTTAATGCAAATGCGATATTAAAAATAGGGGAGGAAACAAGAGTGACTCAAGAAATGCAAGTTGAGGAAAAAGATAAACTATCCATTATTAAAAATTTTTTCGATGCAGATGGAACTTTAAAGCAAATTCCAAGCCAGCAAAAGAAGAAACTTGTAGCCCTTGCATACATGATTCGTCAATTACAACCTGGTAAAACCTATAATGAAAAAGAAATAAATGAATACATCAAACAATATCATGAAGACTTTGCTACGATTCGACGCGAATGGGTTATGCATCACTTTATGTATAGGGAAAATGGTCAGTATGAGCTTAACCCAAAAGAAATGTGGCCTGTGGTATTTTAA
- a CDS encoding HD-GYP domain-containing protein has translation MPILNTFQRRMLLNYILGSFIAVFGVGSIFIFHTLTLSTQEITALLIVMALSVFCMLTCEFIVFQKHIRPIKTIVQTSSPTITELEKGYIRAHRFPILTVKRILLPHLFGLSVPASSLTTFLIYFNIVQLPYYYILLAWAGAALIAVMHALIEFFLTYQTVKPLISHITARTKKLYGSHFSIDESYFLSIRKKLLVTSVFTAVFPIVLFILASQIRLAENQTDILQNYWNWASMILIVILAISLSGALLVYKNIEEPINALRDGLNQVRNGDFEHMENTYSDEFSQLVQGFNHMVSGIQDRDQRNEQLLESFFTVFAATLDARDPYTAGHSQRVADYSVMIAQKADFSSEMVDLLRKSALLHDIGKIGIRDDVLLKDGKLDEYEFEQIKQHPVIGANILEQVNLPQDLQPLLPGVKYHHERYDGKGYPEGLSGDNIPLFGRIMAVADAYDAMTSDRPYRTGMSSEKALQIIEEGKGTQWDPYFAEVFLEVMGKKERIPV, from the coding sequence ATGCCTATTCTCAACACGTTCCAACGAAGAATGCTCCTCAACTATATACTCGGATCTTTTATTGCCGTGTTTGGTGTTGGGAGTATTTTTATCTTTCACACACTAACGTTAAGTACTCAAGAAATTACTGCTTTATTAATTGTTATGGCTCTATCTGTTTTTTGTATGCTTACTTGTGAATTTATCGTATTCCAAAAACATATTAGACCTATCAAAACGATTGTCCAAACATCTTCACCAACCATAACAGAGTTAGAAAAAGGGTATATTAGAGCTCACCGATTTCCGATTTTAACCGTTAAGCGCATTTTGCTCCCTCACCTTTTTGGACTTTCTGTGCCTGCTTCGTCCTTAACAACCTTTTTAATTTATTTTAATATTGTTCAATTACCTTATTATTATATCTTGTTAGCTTGGGCTGGAGCTGCTTTAATAGCTGTCATGCATGCTTTAATCGAATTTTTTCTAACCTATCAAACGGTTAAGCCCCTAATATCACATATTACAGCTCGTACAAAGAAGCTATATGGGAGTCATTTTTCCATTGATGAGTCTTACTTTTTGAGCATCCGTAAAAAGCTTCTTGTTACATCTGTATTTACGGCAGTATTTCCAATAGTTTTGTTCATTCTTGCTTCCCAAATACGATTAGCTGAAAACCAGACAGATATTCTTCAGAATTATTGGAATTGGGCATCCATGATTCTAATCGTGATTCTAGCAATCTCTCTTAGCGGAGCCTTGCTCGTTTACAAGAATATCGAAGAACCTATCAATGCTTTGCGTGATGGGTTAAATCAGGTTCGAAATGGAGACTTTGAGCATATGGAGAATACATATTCAGATGAGTTTTCACAACTTGTACAAGGATTTAACCACATGGTCTCTGGTATACAAGACCGTGACCAACGTAATGAACAACTTCTTGAAAGCTTCTTTACTGTTTTTGCCGCTACACTTGATGCACGAGATCCATACACAGCAGGACACTCTCAACGTGTTGCAGACTACAGTGTTATGATTGCTCAAAAGGCAGATTTTTCATCGGAAATGGTAGACCTCTTAAGAAAATCTGCTCTCTTGCATGACATTGGTAAAATCGGCATACGGGATGACGTGTTACTCAAAGATGGCAAACTAGATGAATATGAATTTGAACAAATTAAACAACACCCTGTCATAGGGGCAAATATTCTGGAACAGGTGAACTTACCTCAAGACTTGCAACCTTTGTTACCTGGGGTAAAATACCACCACGAACGGTATGATGGAAAAGGATATCCGGAAGGCTTAAGCGGAGATAACATCCCTTTATTCGGACGTATCATGGCTGTAGCTGATGCCTATGATGCAATGACTTCAGACCGTCCTTACCGAACAGGAATGTCTTCTGAAAAAGCATTGCAGATCATTGAAGAAGGTAAAGGTACACAGTGGGACCCATATTTTGCTGAAGTATTTTTAGAGGTTATGGGGAAGAAAGAACGAATACCAGTATAA